Proteins co-encoded in one Dyella japonica A8 genomic window:
- a CDS encoding response regulator transcription factor codes for MNDGTSKTTARTLDRAWHIGVLEDDAQLREGIILPGLRYFGFQVTGAGSAAELYRHMLSRRFDMVVLDIGLPDESGLNVVKHLREISTLGIVMLTGNTGMDDHVMALTRGADAFLNKPVNIEVLAATLHSVARRLAGAPGGGGPVAPSAGLGRWRLDTDDWCLVTPGGQALPLTAPERCILRVLMAVRGEPVSREKLISALTSDIYEFDPHRLEMMVHRLRRKAQDAAGQPLPLLTSRGQGYLFTSD; via the coding sequence ATGAACGACGGAACCTCCAAGACGACCGCCCGAACGCTGGACCGCGCCTGGCATATCGGCGTGCTGGAAGACGATGCACAGCTGCGCGAAGGCATCATCCTTCCCGGCCTGCGCTACTTCGGTTTCCAGGTGACGGGCGCAGGTTCGGCGGCGGAGCTGTACCGCCACATGCTGAGCCGCCGCTTTGACATGGTGGTGCTCGACATCGGCCTGCCCGACGAAAGTGGCCTCAACGTGGTGAAGCACCTGCGCGAGATCTCCACGCTGGGCATCGTCATGCTCACCGGCAACACCGGCATGGACGACCACGTCATGGCGCTGACGCGTGGCGCCGATGCCTTCCTCAACAAGCCGGTCAACATCGAGGTGCTGGCGGCCACCCTGCACAGCGTGGCGCGGCGCCTCGCCGGCGCGCCCGGTGGCGGCGGCCCGGTGGCACCCTCGGCAGGCCTCGGCCGCTGGCGGCTGGATACGGATGACTGGTGCCTGGTCACGCCGGGTGGACAAGCGCTGCCGCTGACGGCGCCCGAGCGTTGCATCCTGCGGGTGCTGATGGCGGTGCGTGGCGAGCCGGTGTCGCGCGAAAAGCTGATCAGCGCGCTGACCTCAGACATCTACGAATTCGATCCGCACCGCCTGGAAATGATGGTGCATCGCCTGCGCCGCAAGGCGCAGGATGCGGCCGGCCAGCCTTTGCCGTTGCTTACGTCGCGCGGCCAGGGCTACCTGTTCACCAGCGACTAG
- a CDS encoding beta strand repeat-containing protein, which translates to MNKIYSKVWSPARGAVVAVSELAQMAGKGRQGAARKIAAAGALALGMIITDGAYAQVTPPTATAPTPTPASGTTTTVVDSSGTVAMSGPSSGGTTNASVAGSNDVAAGSGSVATGSNGTAVGAGAQEHGDNGTAVGSAANAVGNAAVALGANATATGANSAALGTGAQAQGDNGTAVGGGANAVGNAATAVGNNATATGLNSMAMGQGANAATDASVAVGQGAQATGAASMAVGTGAQATGTNGTVIGNGAIGTDVANAVVLGSGAQVVVGSGNYTGLTNDTAVGTGAIVSGATQSMALGASSIAGDLINNTQLTQATAIGYAATASASNSLAVGSGAVASAQYAVAVGTTDGVTSTTASGQYATALGATAVASGQMSVALGAGSQALASGAIALGAGSSTDANSPNTIAIGTGATLMAASNGTVSQLVTGSIAIGANAVVYGGMYGLALGYGSGVAQGSVDAIGIGNHAIGYGEGSIAMGAGAYAQGPGSTAVGGWLDVNGTGSVGYRSSAVSSGAGSSAYGAGAHAIGDFSVAMGANALAGGTQTVTPNSSATTGDNAGYSNAATTAGSVAIGYSALTNGDGSVVIGNGAIADGSASGSQIHSTAIGAKSVAWATDSVALGYNAIANWTGDEAIGTNAFAGAGVGTRNMAIGYGAVAGNPTAADATQSVNDALAIGASSLANTNQAMAVGVNSSATGSAAQAMGNNAIALGTQGLAVGPQAQASGDYGVAMGSGAYASGVGDTALGSGSFTTTTNGYATAVGYGALVTGDSSVALGANATATGANAVAIGAGSLADRDNTVSVGAAGAERQITNVAAGTASTDAVNVSQLNAALSSATGQATALAVNYDDATKAGITLAGTSGTQIHNVAAGVQTTDAVNLGQLTSATSTINSELSTLNTEYTSLSKQVGAGGGGMPGTFAVNGQAGSTSNASANGNNAVAIGNGAAVGTGVSGDNGTAVGGGALAHGPNDTAFGGNAKVNADGSTAVGANTTIAAAATNAVAVGESASVTAASGTAVGQGASATAANAVALGQGSVANAANTVSVGTATNQRQIVNVAAGVNVTDAANVGQVSSQVQAAIATAKTYTDASAQQTLNSANAYTNQAIANYDANAGIGALRTQMNDQFNNVNQRLDRVGAMGSAMAQMTANTSNLAGDNRVGFGAGNYNGQGAFAVGYQRAFANNHASVSVGGSVSGSETSVGVGGGFSW; encoded by the coding sequence GTGAACAAGATCTATAGCAAGGTCTGGAGCCCGGCGCGGGGCGCCGTGGTTGCGGTTTCCGAACTCGCACAGATGGCAGGCAAGGGTCGCCAGGGCGCCGCGCGCAAGATCGCCGCGGCCGGCGCACTCGCGCTTGGCATGATCATCACGGATGGCGCATACGCGCAGGTCACGCCTCCCACCGCGACGGCACCCACGCCGACGCCGGCCAGCGGCACCACGACCACCGTAGTTGATTCCTCGGGGACCGTTGCGATGTCCGGTCCCAGCAGCGGCGGCACCACCAACGCGTCGGTGGCTGGCAGCAACGACGTTGCCGCGGGCTCGGGCTCGGTGGCCACGGGCAGCAACGGCACGGCCGTTGGCGCCGGTGCGCAGGAGCACGGCGATAACGGGACAGCGGTCGGCAGTGCGGCCAACGCGGTGGGGAACGCAGCCGTTGCGCTGGGCGCCAACGCCACGGCGACTGGCGCCAACAGCGCCGCCTTGGGCACCGGAGCGCAGGCGCAGGGTGATAACGGTACGGCAGTGGGCGGCGGCGCGAATGCCGTCGGCAATGCCGCGACGGCGGTTGGCAACAACGCGACCGCCACGGGTTTGAACAGCATGGCGATGGGCCAGGGTGCCAATGCCGCCACCGACGCGAGCGTGGCGGTGGGCCAGGGGGCACAGGCAACGGGCGCTGCGTCCATGGCCGTTGGTACCGGTGCGCAAGCCACCGGTACCAACGGCACGGTGATTGGCAACGGCGCGATCGGTACGGACGTGGCCAACGCCGTGGTACTGGGCTCCGGTGCACAGGTGGTCGTGGGTTCGGGCAATTACACGGGCCTCACCAACGATACGGCGGTGGGCACGGGTGCCATCGTGTCCGGCGCCACGCAATCGATGGCCCTCGGTGCAAGTTCAATCGCTGGCGACTTGATCAACAACACCCAGTTGACCCAGGCCACGGCGATTGGCTATGCCGCGACAGCCAGTGCCTCCAACTCGTTGGCCGTCGGTTCTGGTGCAGTGGCCTCCGCGCAGTACGCCGTCGCCGTGGGCACGACTGATGGCGTCACCAGTACGACGGCCTCCGGCCAGTACGCCACGGCGTTGGGCGCCACGGCGGTCGCGTCGGGGCAAATGTCGGTGGCCCTCGGTGCTGGTAGTCAGGCGCTGGCAAGCGGTGCCATCGCGTTGGGTGCCGGTTCATCGACGGATGCCAACTCACCGAACACCATCGCCATCGGTACAGGGGCCACGCTCATGGCCGCCAGCAATGGCACGGTAAGCCAGCTCGTAACAGGCAGCATCGCGATTGGCGCGAATGCTGTTGTTTATGGCGGCATGTATGGTCTCGCCCTTGGCTATGGTTCGGGCGTTGCCCAGGGCAGCGTCGACGCCATTGGCATCGGCAATCATGCCATCGGCTACGGTGAGGGCTCGATCGCCATGGGTGCGGGCGCATACGCCCAGGGTCCAGGCTCCACGGCCGTGGGCGGGTGGCTGGATGTCAACGGTACCGGCTCGGTGGGGTACCGCTCCTCTGCCGTCAGCTCGGGCGCCGGATCAAGCGCCTACGGTGCGGGTGCGCACGCTATAGGGGACTTCAGCGTGGCGATGGGTGCCAACGCCTTGGCCGGTGGCACGCAGACGGTAACGCCCAACAGCAGCGCCACGACGGGTGACAATGCCGGTTACAGCAACGCCGCGACCACCGCCGGTTCCGTGGCCATTGGCTATTCCGCACTCACTAATGGCGATGGCAGCGTGGTGATTGGTAACGGCGCCATTGCCGATGGCTCCGCGAGTGGTAGCCAGATCCACAGCACGGCGATCGGCGCAAAGAGCGTGGCCTGGGCCACGGACTCTGTTGCGCTGGGCTACAACGCTATCGCCAACTGGACCGGTGACGAGGCGATTGGCACCAATGCGTTTGCAGGCGCCGGCGTCGGAACAAGAAATATGGCGATTGGTTACGGTGCCGTGGCCGGTAATCCGACAGCCGCCGATGCCACTCAGAGCGTCAACGACGCGCTCGCCATCGGCGCCTCTTCGCTGGCCAACACCAACCAGGCCATGGCGGTGGGCGTGAACTCGTCGGCCACAGGTTCGGCAGCGCAGGCCATGGGCAACAATGCGATTGCGTTGGGCACGCAAGGTCTGGCTGTTGGTCCTCAGGCCCAAGCCAGCGGCGACTATGGCGTTGCTATGGGTTCGGGTGCCTATGCGTCCGGCGTGGGTGACACGGCGCTGGGCAGTGGCTCCTTCACCACGACCACCAATGGTTATGCCACCGCGGTGGGTTATGGCGCGCTGGTGACGGGTGACAGCAGTGTGGCCCTGGGTGCCAATGCCACGGCGACGGGTGCCAACGCGGTGGCGATTGGTGCGGGCTCCCTGGCCGACCGCGACAACACGGTCTCGGTGGGCGCTGCTGGTGCGGAGCGCCAGATCACCAACGTGGCTGCCGGTACCGCGAGTACCGACGCGGTGAACGTCAGTCAGCTGAACGCGGCTCTCAGTAGCGCGACTGGGCAGGCTACTGCGCTGGCGGTGAACTACGACGACGCGACCAAGGCGGGCATCACGCTGGCGGGCACCAGCGGCACGCAGATCCACAACGTTGCCGCCGGTGTGCAAACGACCGATGCGGTGAACCTGGGTCAGCTGACCAGCGCGACCAGCACCATCAACAGCGAGCTGTCGACGCTCAATACCGAGTACACCTCCCTGAGCAAGCAGGTCGGCGCCGGTGGCGGCGGCATGCCCGGCACCTTCGCGGTGAATGGCCAAGCGGGTAGCACGAGCAATGCCAGTGCCAACGGCAACAACGCCGTGGCGATCGGTAACGGTGCCGCCGTGGGTACGGGTGTCAGCGGTGACAACGGCACGGCGGTGGGTGGCGGCGCGCTGGCGCATGGCCCCAACGACACGGCCTTCGGCGGCAACGCCAAGGTCAATGCCGATGGCAGTACCGCCGTGGGCGCTAACACCACCATCGCCGCGGCGGCGACCAATGCGGTGGCGGTGGGCGAAAGCGCGTCCGTGACGGCGGCATCGGGCACGGCCGTGGGCCAGGGCGCATCGGCGACGGCGGCCAACGCCGTGGCGCTGGGCCAGGGCTCGGTGGCCAACGCCGCCAACACGGTGTCGGTGGGTACGGCCACCAACCAGCGTCAGATCGTCAACGTCGCGGCCGGCGTGAACGTCACCGATGCGGCGAACGTCGGGCAGGTCAGCAGCCAGGTGCAGGCGGCCATCGCCACCGCCAAGACCTATACCGACGCCTCTGCGCAGCAGACGCTGAACTCGGCCAACGCGTACACCAACCAGGCCATTGCCAACTACGACGCCAACGCCGGCATCGGCGCGCTGCGCACGCAGATGAATGACCAGTTCAACAACGTCAACCAGCGTCTCGACCGTGTCGGCGCGATGGGTTCCGCGATGGCACAGATGACAGCGAACACGTCGAACCTCGCGGGCGATAACCGAGTGGGCTTTGGCGCCGGCAACTACAACGGCCAGGGCGCGTTCGCCGTTGGCTACCAGCGTGCGTTCGCCAACAACCACGCAAGCGTGTCGGTGGGTGGATCGGTGTCGGGTTCGGAAACGTCCGTCGGCGTTGGCGGCGGCTTCAGCTGGTAA
- a CDS encoding sensor histidine kinase, with amino-acid sequence MTIPGLRAVREWLDRAPTKDPVDRLNARFIQILMIATGLQALLVRVYYMLAEPGAALPAVWSVADITDLGADVGILLGAWIGVLMIRRGRFNRGIQFFLCVYLLTLAANFATTGYRHAPPDPTPTLLLAIGGVVLGRRTLWTVYFAIIACFALGQLGDTWWLPGQKQDFWWSFHALPMLVVAYLMVAFAIDCTTRALRQMLSDAVQRGEALARSNELLKIEMAERERTQHQLIHSQKLDAIGRAASGVAHDFDNVLNVVLGYASQREQLADLGTPALLNAMQGIELAALRALAISRKLLNFSRQEVGVSQVFDASTALTELEPMLHQLLGNYILLDLQLPPTELPLQLDRGQFELMILNIAANARDAMPEGGQFTLRLATGGTPPMLELTLADSGVGMSDEVRAKVFEPFYTTKPFGRGTGLGLSVVASMVNAAHGTIDVTSAPMQGTRFVIRLPIHAAPQVLVTVDVQTSNNNH; translated from the coding sequence GTGACCATTCCAGGACTACGGGCCGTCAGGGAATGGCTGGACCGGGCACCAACAAAGGATCCTGTCGACCGTCTCAACGCTCGCTTTATCCAGATCCTCATGATCGCGACTGGATTGCAGGCGTTACTGGTGCGCGTGTACTACATGCTCGCCGAACCGGGCGCAGCGCTCCCCGCCGTATGGTCCGTCGCGGACATCACCGATCTCGGTGCGGACGTCGGCATTTTGCTAGGCGCGTGGATCGGTGTTCTTATGATCCGGCGCGGGCGTTTCAACCGCGGCATTCAATTCTTTCTGTGCGTTTACCTGCTGACGCTTGCGGCGAATTTCGCCACCACCGGCTATCGGCACGCGCCGCCCGACCCCACGCCAACGCTGTTGCTCGCCATTGGCGGCGTCGTCCTTGGGCGCCGTACGCTGTGGACTGTTTACTTCGCCATCATTGCCTGCTTCGCGCTTGGACAACTGGGTGACACCTGGTGGCTGCCAGGGCAAAAGCAGGACTTCTGGTGGTCGTTTCATGCGTTACCGATGCTGGTCGTCGCGTACTTGATGGTGGCTTTCGCCATCGACTGCACCACCCGCGCGTTGCGCCAGATGCTTTCCGACGCGGTGCAGCGAGGCGAGGCACTCGCCCGCAGCAACGAGCTGCTGAAAATAGAAATGGCGGAGCGCGAACGCACGCAGCACCAGCTGATCCATTCGCAAAAACTCGACGCCATCGGGCGCGCCGCCAGCGGCGTCGCCCACGATTTCGACAACGTGCTCAACGTAGTGCTCGGCTACGCGTCACAACGCGAACAACTGGCTGACCTTGGCACGCCAGCCCTGCTGAACGCCATGCAGGGTATCGAATTGGCCGCGCTACGTGCGCTCGCCATCAGCCGCAAGCTACTCAACTTCAGCCGACAGGAAGTCGGCGTCAGCCAGGTGTTCGACGCATCGACCGCGCTGACCGAACTCGAACCGATGCTGCACCAGCTGCTGGGCAACTACATACTACTCGACCTGCAGTTGCCGCCGACCGAACTGCCATTGCAACTCGACCGCGGCCAGTTCGAACTGATGATCCTCAATATCGCGGCGAACGCGCGCGACGCCATGCCGGAAGGTGGCCAGTTCACACTGCGGCTGGCTACCGGCGGCACTCCGCCCATGCTGGAGCTCACGCTGGCGGATTCCGGCGTCGGCATGAGCGACGAGGTGCGCGCCAAGGTGTTCGAGCCGTTCTACACCACCAAGCCGTTCGGGCGAGGCACCGGTCTGGGGCTATCCGTGGTGGCAAGCATGGTCAATGCTGCGCACGGCACCATCGACGTGACCAGCGCGCCGATGCAGGGAACCCGTTTCGTGATCCGACTGCCGATCCATGCCGCGCCGCAGGTGCTCGTTACCGTGGACGTCCAGACGTCCAACAATAATCACTAG
- a CDS encoding S8 family serine peptidase, which produces MKYGTFFRLAALASALGFSAAHAASVVTNTGATINVSTMGVNDTVDGFIVTYRAGASERSNASAVTQSVAAAVSRAKLDAASQKATPTHAVSMQWKRKLGIGADVVHASRQLSRAEALTLMQQIAADPAVAHVEPDVRMQIVQDIAPSSLKTAAVGTSTPNDPYFSYQWHMHPGTGTVETIGTDTTGYANYGGSNASTVWPSYDGTGVVVAEIDTGVTQHPDLNLALANAGYDFITTAETSGRAADGRVAGGWDTGDWTRVTMSCHTRTNSSWHGTHVAGTIGAITNNGVGVTGVAPGAQVLPLRALGHCGGATSDIADAITWASGGSVPNMPANPNPAQVISMSLGGPGMCEATDAFGTAIAGAISRGVTVVVAAGNNGVDMANFSPASCPGVVAVSSVGITGKRAFYSNTGKLVSIAAPGGGIYQNDDVSTGVQMQAGFVWSTLNSGLTAPANPTYGTMAGTSQATPHVSGVVALMIEAVKQAGQPALTPFQIQEALVASARAFPVNEGYPFGAGIVDANAAVKAALSPASTQLPITLKAGTPVVEAGNAGDSTLYTFTLPANATNLTIRTLGGTGDVSLYAKVGVPVAANGSNADFSSVKPNTNNESIVATAPPPGTWYVRVTGVKTFANVQLIANYVAN; this is translated from the coding sequence ATGAAATACGGTACGTTTTTCCGCCTGGCCGCGCTGGCTTCGGCGCTGGGCTTTTCAGCGGCGCACGCCGCATCTGTGGTCACCAATACCGGTGCCACCATCAATGTGTCCACCATGGGCGTCAATGACACCGTCGATGGTTTCATCGTCACCTATCGTGCTGGCGCCTCCGAGCGAAGCAATGCCTCGGCCGTGACGCAGAGCGTCGCGGCGGCGGTTTCGCGCGCCAAGCTCGATGCGGCCTCGCAGAAGGCCACGCCCACGCATGCCGTGAGCATGCAGTGGAAGCGCAAGCTCGGCATCGGCGCCGACGTGGTACATGCCAGCCGCCAACTCAGTCGCGCGGAGGCGTTGACCCTGATGCAGCAGATCGCGGCCGATCCTGCCGTTGCCCATGTCGAGCCTGACGTGCGTATGCAGATCGTCCAGGACATCGCACCCAGCTCGCTGAAGACCGCTGCCGTGGGCACCAGCACGCCGAACGACCCGTACTTCTCCTATCAGTGGCATATGCATCCGGGCACGGGTACGGTGGAAACCATTGGCACCGACACGACCGGTTACGCCAATTACGGTGGCAGCAATGCATCCACGGTATGGCCGAGCTACGACGGCACGGGCGTGGTGGTGGCCGAGATCGATACAGGTGTAACACAGCACCCGGACCTGAATCTCGCACTTGCCAACGCGGGCTATGACTTCATTACCACGGCGGAGACTTCGGGACGTGCCGCGGATGGTCGCGTGGCCGGCGGCTGGGACACGGGCGACTGGACGAGGGTGACAATGTCCTGTCACACGCGGACCAACAGCAGCTGGCACGGCACGCACGTCGCCGGCACCATCGGTGCGATCACCAATAATGGCGTGGGTGTGACGGGCGTGGCGCCAGGTGCACAGGTGTTGCCGCTGCGTGCACTGGGGCATTGCGGTGGTGCAACCTCCGATATCGCCGATGCGATTACCTGGGCCTCGGGTGGTTCGGTGCCGAACATGCCGGCCAACCCCAATCCCGCGCAGGTGATTAGCATGAGTTTGGGTGGCCCAGGCATGTGCGAAGCGACGGACGCCTTCGGCACCGCCATCGCAGGCGCCATTTCACGTGGTGTCACCGTGGTGGTTGCCGCCGGCAATAACGGCGTGGACATGGCCAATTTCTCGCCGGCGAGTTGCCCGGGTGTTGTCGCCGTCTCTTCCGTGGGTATCACAGGCAAGCGTGCGTTCTACTCCAATACGGGCAAGTTGGTGTCGATCGCGGCTCCCGGTGGTGGCATCTACCAGAACGACGATGTGTCGACCGGCGTGCAAATGCAGGCTGGGTTTGTCTGGTCGACGCTCAACAGTGGCTTGACGGCACCGGCTAATCCGACCTACGGCACCATGGCCGGTACCTCGCAGGCCACGCCGCATGTGTCGGGCGTGGTTGCCCTGATGATCGAGGCGGTGAAGCAGGCAGGCCAGCCGGCGCTTACGCCGTTCCAGATCCAGGAGGCACTGGTGGCGTCCGCGCGTGCGTTCCCGGTGAATGAGGGCTATCCGTTCGGCGCCGGCATCGTGGACGCCAACGCCGCCGTGAAGGCAGCGCTGAGTCCGGCGAGCACCCAGTTGCCGATTACACTCAAGGCCGGCACGCCGGTGGTGGAAGCCGGCAACGCAGGCGATTCGACGCTCTACACTTTCACGCTGCCAGCGAATGCCACCAACCTCACCATCCGCACATTGGGGGGAACGGGCGACGTATCTTTGTACGCCAAGGTGGGTGTACCCGTGGCCGCGAATGGCTCCAATGCCGACTTCTCATCGGTCAAGCCCAACACCAATAACGAATCCATCGTTGCCACCGCGCCACCGCCGGGTACGTGGTACGTGCGCGTTACCGGTGTGAAGACCTTTGCCAACGTGCAGTTGATAGCCAACTACGTAGCGAACTGA
- a CDS encoding amidohydrolase produces MRLTSLALAVATVIAGTAHAADTTQLVQGELPQVTAWRRDIHQHPELSNRETRTSALVAAQLKKLGLEVHTGIAHTGVVGILKGGKPGPKLAIRADMDALPVTEEVDLPFASKAKGEYRGKQVGVMHACGHDAHTAMLLGLATVLAGMKKDLPGEVMFVFQPAEEGAPAGEQGGASLMLKDGVFRDFKPDAMFGMHVVSSLNVGMVSVRPGPTMAGSDWFKMVVHGKQTHGAMPWGGIDPIVTSAEIISAAQTIVSRRLNISDLPAVLSFGIVEGGARYNIVPDKVELQGTLRTFDAGMRQQAMDNLKSIAEHVAEANGATVETQIPVGDSNPVLVNDPALAARVRASIGKAIGGDHVIEAKPWMASEDFAYFAKEVPSVYFFVGSTPTGQDALAAPANHSPKFFMDEGALKIGMESMLQATLDYLNAPAS; encoded by the coding sequence AGGGTGAACTGCCGCAGGTCACCGCCTGGCGACGCGATATCCACCAGCATCCCGAACTCAGCAACCGGGAAACGCGTACCTCGGCCCTGGTCGCTGCGCAGCTGAAGAAACTGGGGCTGGAGGTGCACACCGGTATCGCGCATACCGGCGTGGTGGGCATCCTCAAGGGCGGCAAGCCGGGACCGAAGCTCGCCATCCGCGCCGACATGGATGCGCTACCCGTCACTGAAGAAGTGGATCTGCCGTTCGCCTCCAAGGCCAAGGGCGAATACCGTGGCAAACAGGTCGGCGTGATGCACGCCTGCGGCCACGATGCGCACACCGCCATGTTGCTTGGCCTCGCCACCGTACTTGCCGGCATGAAGAAAGACCTGCCGGGCGAGGTGATGTTCGTGTTCCAGCCTGCCGAGGAAGGCGCCCCCGCCGGCGAGCAAGGCGGTGCGTCGCTGATGCTGAAGGATGGCGTGTTCCGTGATTTCAAGCCTGACGCGATGTTCGGCATGCACGTGGTCAGTTCGCTCAACGTCGGCATGGTATCGGTGCGCCCCGGCCCGACCATGGCGGGTTCGGACTGGTTCAAGATGGTGGTGCACGGCAAGCAGACGCACGGCGCGATGCCGTGGGGCGGCATCGACCCGATCGTGACGTCGGCGGAAATCATCAGCGCCGCGCAGACCATCGTCAGCCGCAGGCTCAACATCAGCGACCTGCCCGCCGTGCTCAGCTTCGGCATCGTCGAAGGCGGGGCGCGCTACAACATCGTGCCCGACAAGGTGGAACTGCAGGGCACGCTGCGCACCTTCGACGCCGGCATGCGCCAGCAGGCGATGGACAACCTCAAGAGCATCGCCGAACACGTCGCTGAAGCGAACGGCGCCACCGTGGAAACGCAGATCCCGGTGGGCGACAGCAACCCCGTGCTGGTGAACGATCCCGCACTGGCGGCACGCGTGCGCGCCAGCATCGGCAAGGCCATCGGCGGCGACCATGTGATCGAGGCCAAACCGTGGATGGCCTCGGAAGATTTCGCCTACTTCGCGAAGGAAGTACCCAGCGTGTATTTCTTCGTCGGCTCCACGCCCACGGGGCAGGATGCGCTGGCGGCCCCCGCCAACCATTCGCCGAAATTCTTCATGGACGAAGGCGCGCTGAAGATCGGCATGGAGTCGATGCTGCAGGCGACGCTGGATTATCTCAACGCGCCGGCGTCTTGA